tctatctatctatctatctatctatctatctatctatctatctatctatcgtttAGGAGTAGAGTGAATGTTTAGTATCCTTGAGTCTCTGTAAGTCCATTATTCCcacctcaaaaaataataaataaaagcaataagatGCCACTTTAATTTAACAGGTAACAGCTGCTTTGAATGGGGTGAATTGTTACACATTTCATTAATCTTGACAATTGGCTAAATTATTGTTGCAGCTTCCATTATTACTACTATCTGTGTGTGACTTATTAATGTGAGATCCTTTTGGAGTTACTATAGACATaatttgctttcattgttttttgaaattttgtctAAGCTGAGTGATTACCACAAGTTTAAAGCCAATCTGGCAATCTGGTCTACAAATGGAGTTCTGGGCCAgaaagtctctgtctcaaaaaagtcaggagatggagagaaaagtTTTTAGTAAAAgatctttatttgtttttcttgtagaTTTGTGACATTCAAAACCACAGACTATACTGCACTACTAATAAGCCAGATCAAATATGAATTGGAATGCAAAACCAGAGAATGCTGCCCCAAACCCATCATATTCTAAAAGTCAGTCGTCTGTTTTGCAGCAGTTATTACTGCCTTCCACAACTTCTCAAAGTTCTTTTAGCTGCCTCCCACAAAACCAAGAACCATGCATGTATCCCACTAACTCAAATTCAGTTTCACAGCCACTTCTGAATGGCAGGAGTTACATAACTCCTCAGATCTCTGTTTCTAATATGCATAACAGGACAATTGTGGCCTCACAGACTTCAGTAGAAAGAGTCACAAGTACAAATGTTGAAGGAGCCCAACAACCAAACCACAGTTTGCAAACAGTGTCTTCAGGAGTTGTACAAAATTTCTGGACGAACTCAACAATGAGGAATTTTATACATTCTCATACAGAGGCAACAATATCCCATAAACCTGATGGAGGGACTAATATGCCTTATATGCATGCACCACAGAGTCAGCTTGTCACATCAGATAGCTACTCTGTGCAACTACAAATGACTCCTTCAAATTCTGTAAGAGTTCCTATAAATCACCAAGGAAATTATCAAGGAAATCGGGGACTTGATCACTCGGTACCAGATCAGCTTGCTGGCTGGACACAGTGCACATCCAGTGAACCTGCTTATCCAGATTACAGGCCACCTCCAAAGCAATATCCTTATTTACCACAAAACTTTGTGCAAGACCCTTCTGTTCAGAAACAAAACTTTGTGTCATCCATGTCATTGCAAGTCAAAAATAATCAACTTGCAACGTCTACACAGACTTTACAGTCAAAGCATCCTGTACCTGTGTCATTTCAGTATGCTGCAGAAACCAGCAAAAGACTTCCTCCCCCATCTTACAGTTGTAGATATGGAAGCCAAAACACTCAAAATTCTCACCCTGTTTCTAGACATTTGTCTGTGGAGATGTCTCAGAGTTCAGAGATACACTCATCTGAGACAAAGAAAGATTCTTACAAAGGCTTTCAACAGCTGTGGCAGAACACTAATGAGAATCCCAGCACAATTGGAAAATTCTGTGagttgaaaataaatacaaaacaatctTACAATGGCTCTGCTAGCTCTTCTGGGGCTGGTGTTCAGACTCTTGTTCAAAATaatcaagaggaaagaaagtatCCCTGCAATCCAAGTGCCAGTCAAATACTAGACACAAATGCCACAAAAGAAAAGCTGGTGAGGGATATTAAATCACTAGTAGAAATCAAAAAGAAGTTTTCAGAACTTGCAAGAAAAATTAAGATCAATAAAGATCTTTTGATGGCAGCTGGTTGTAGTAAAACAGCCAATACTAATTACACTGAACCAACTCAGCATTCtgaattttcaacaaaagaaatgtCAGCTAAACGTAGCAATCCCTACTCAATGGAATTGCTAGCAACAtgtctttctctttggaaaaaccatcctccaaaaaccacagaagaaagtgTTCCAAAACCTTTAGAAGAAAAACAGTGTAATACATCAAGAACCAGTACAACAGCAGTTGGCAGTTCAAATCCTACGAATGAAGTTCATGTTAAGAATTTTTGTTCAGGTGTTAGAAGTTCTCAGAAAATGTCCAGTTCATCCCAAACAGTCTTGTCAGTTCTTACACAAAGTTATGAGTCTCCAGATGTAACTGTTGGAAAAGGAACAGAGCTTCAGATTGCTGTAGTTTCACCCTTAATTCTTTCGAATATCAAAACGGTACCTGGGAAAGAGTTAGCACCTGAAGTGCCTGAAACTGTGTATCCGGTTGTTAAAGAAGGCAGTGTTTGTAGCTTACAAGACCAGCAAGCAGAAAATACAACAGTAGCTGTTGCTTTGCCCCGTGATGCTACGGGAGGAGTAACAAATACTACTGTATCAGCTGagctttccctgcctatactCAAGGAAAAGGAGCACAAACCAACACAGGGTGATCTAGACATAACTGATAGCAGCCTGGGAAGGCCCTCTACCCTGGGCACTGAAGCTTTGCCTAACCCTAAGGACTGCGCCGTTGTGAGTGGGCCCATGTTACAGATTGAAAGTATCTGTTCTCTTGCAGAAGGTGATGTATCTTACAATTCCCAGATAGCAGAGATATTCAACTCTGTAAAAAATGAGCCCCAGAAACCTTCACCTAATCAGCAGGTAATTAATAGTCAGCAAGAAGAACAAGTAGATGACAGCACTGAAAATAAAGACTGTGATCTTCAGAAAGATAAGTGTGTGCAGTGTACAGATGTTCCTCATGAAGTCTCTGAGCAGCCTTTAGAGCCAGCACCTAGTGAGTATGTTGAAGCAAACaaagaaattctagaagaaagcaaTAAGGAGAATACTGGTGTGAAAGGGACAGTTAAGGGTGTGTGTTCACCAGCTGCTATTCAGCAGGATCCTCATCAGGAAACTGATATGGTCAGCATTAAGTCAAGACACAATCTAACTGCAATAAATGAGGTTAGTGATGAAAATGAACCTGTCTCATACATACATGACCAGCTGTCAGAACTTCTAAAAGAGTTCCCTTATGGCATTGAAACTATTACCAGACATGAAGTTTCTGTGGGCCCACAAAAGATACATGAAGTCTCAGAAAATCAAACCGATCGTAAAACTGGTAATATGTGTGTGGATAGCacagagcaaataaaaattacagtattAAACTCAGAACAAATCAAAGAATTGTTTCCTGAAGAAGATCAACCCTGTGACTTAGACACATTGGCAGTACATGAGAATGGAAAAGTTATTGCAGAAGAGAATAGAAAAATCATTGCGGAAGTAAAGAGCCCTTGTGACTCACAGGTCCCCAGAGAAGAAAATCATGACCCTGAAATGGGGGATGTGGAGAAAGACAAAGTCCATTGCTGTGCTTTGGGTTGGCTCTCAGTGGTTTATGAAGGTGTGCCACAGTGTCTTTGCAGAtccatgaaagagaaagagaaagaccaaTGTTCTTTGGAGGTCGACAGCTGCAAACAAGGAGAGCAGTCCTGCAATAGTGGAATCACTATTTTTGAAATCAATCCTGTTTCTAATAACCCAAAAAGTCCTTTGATCCAAGCAGCTGACAAAGGCAATTTTTCTGAAATACATGGTGAAAAGATaaaaacacccaaaacaaaagATGGCAGTTTACCAAAGGTGGAAAAGGAATTAACTGATCATGTTTCAATGAAATGTTACAAGAAAGATAAAgacaaatctaaaacaaaacaggatagctCACTGAAAAtggagcaaaaaataaaaaatgtttcatcTAAATGTGACAGACTAAATCccttaaaaagcaataaaataacaaCCCCAGGAATATTTCCAGTGCCAGCTTCCAACTCTGATAAAAATACGCCAACATTTTCTAAACAAGCTTCTCAGGAAAGCATACAGAAAAAACACTTATCCCAAGACTCTGGTCCAGTAAAAGCACATGTAGAACTTCTGCCAAATAGAGATCCATGCAGGAGGAATAACTTTTTGGGGCAGTCAGTgtcaccagaaaagaaaaaattaaaattcaaagcaGGTTCCTCCAGACTGaagtattttgaaaaaagaaaaacagaccatGTACTTATCCCagatatggaaataaaaaagaagaaatatgaaaaacaagAGCAGAACAAAAATGGTGGAGCCAGTACTCTGACAGAACCAAATGAAAGAATCAGTGTTCAAGAAAAGACAGTGCCAAATTCTGAGTCGTCAGACTCAAAGGGCAGCTCCTCTAAGAGTACTAGAGTTATAACGGTGCAAGAATATTTACAAcggcagaaagacaaacatatggGGAGTAATGCCTCCAAAAACATCTGTGTAGAAAATGTGCCTTGTGACTCTGAACACATGAAGTCCAGTAAACAGTCTCCATCACCCAGCTGGGGAAAATTAATTGAGGGGCAGGATGTCAGagcacagacctcaaaagaaccaGAACATAATTCTACCAGCCATGGCAAAAATCTCAAGTTCCACCATTTTGAGGTGTCTAGGATGTACAATGTGTCAAGAAATAGTAGTGGAAAACATGACAGGAAGCAGCTGGACAAAGCCTATATTGATAAAACCAAATTAGAAAGATTGACCAGTATGAGTAATAAGTCCAGTGAGATACCTTTCCAggtaaaggaacaaaggaaacagTATCTGAATCGAGTTGCATTTAAATGCACAGAACGGGAAAGCATTTGTCTCACCAAATTGGACAGTGGCTCCAAGAAGCTTAGTAAAGAGAAGAGTAGTGTATCTACATCCATGCCAAAAGATGACACAGACAAGCCTAGTATGTTGGAGTTTAAATTATGTCCAGATGTGCTATTGAAGAATACAAGCTCTGTTGACATGCAAGATGATCCAAGGCCTGGACCTGGGAAGCAGCAAGCACCTGTTCAAGGTTCAGTATAATTGTTTTTGGGGGAATGGGGGAGACACAGTTCCGGCTGGCGATAAATCACTTTATCATCAAGGTTGTCCTTTTTAACTCCAATGCTCTTGTCTCCATCTTCTAAGTAGTAGAATTGTAAAAGAGCCCAACCAGTGGTTTATGTGGGAGGTACCATAGAGGTGTCCTGGGAGTGGGAGAGTGCTATGGGTTAGAGTCGGGCGACAGTGAGCAGCATTTGTTTCGTGTTTGTTgccctttattttaaattatagtatATTAGTACTGGCAAATTTTCCAAATGAACATTTCCtgtacacaaatattttattaagtccCTAAGAAACTACACTGAAAAGCATTTCTTGTGATAAAAGTTTGAAAAGTTTCAAGTGTACATTTGTTTCAAGAAGTTTTGATTTTGTGGTATTGGTTGGTGGTCAAACCAccagcactctaccactgaactgcagTCACAGCCAGTGTCttggttttagtttctttttatgtTGGTAATTTCAAAGCAGCCTGTATGTGAAACTTTGTTCCAAATATTAGGTGGTAATGTACAGTTTTAATTGTAAGGGGTCAGTTTGTTGCAGTCTTTGAAATTGAGGATGGAAGATGTTATCCCCAAAGTTAAAATGGTAACATCTAATCTGTTTATGAAATAGACAACTTGTAGAAGTTGTAATTGCTTGGAACAAATTAATCTCAAATTAGTCACACATTCTGAATGGTGATTGACAGAATGGTACATTTGGAatgctggaggcagaagaatccagGGAGTTTTAGGCCAACCCTGGCTATAAGACAGCATTTCAAAAACCTTAAACAGTGAAAAAGCCGGAACAGCAATTGTGAGTCATAGGTAGCATCTCCATGAAGTGCagaattaaaggagaaaatggatgAATAGTTGTGGTCATAAGAGAAGATATTGAAGTTGCAGATATTACAGCTAATACACTGTGCAGTGAAACTCAGATTGGAAAACTGTAGGATTTTAGTTGAAGTTTTAGTTTTGTCTtggattcttttttctcttctgattatATCTTTTGGGGTGATGAAGCTATACAGCataaacactctctctctctctctctctctctctctctctgtgtgtgtgtgtgtgtgtgtgtgtgtgtgtgtaaggtgaaAGGTATAGAATACAAAATGATTTTGTGTAATGTCTAAAATGGCTGATTTCAAAAcaagaggtggcacacacctttaatttcaagacttgggaagcagaggcaggtggatttctgaatttgtggccagcttggtttacatagtgagctccaagcCAACCAAGCTTTCAACTACAcaatgagatcctttctcaaaacaaataagACTAAAACCAAAGGATCATTTCTTAGGCATTTTTCTTAGGGTTTTGGAATCTGAGACCTTGGGTGgggttttttatttcattttatgctaAAATAGTGGAGTAAAGATTATATATCTGAAAACAAGTATTTGAACAGTTTCAGgaataaaaactacaaaagaagACTGGTTAAAATGTATCCCTGCAAAGACAAAGATACCTGAATCAAGTCAAGAAATAGGTAAAGCACCAtatgtttcctttgttttgttttgtctataaCTTGGATATAATTACATGTTCTCTCACAATGCatgatttcatttatattcttttttttttttaagttacttggTGTTTGTTTCTGAAGGTAAGAAAGAGTTCTGTTTTCTGTCAGGATGGTcctttttaacagaaaaataatactaTCACATTGAATTAGGTATTGGAGTTTTGTATCTTTTCCCTGAATAGGGACAGACATAAAGTATTAAATTTTCTAGATCTGGACTGATCTCAATTTTGATATTGTATCCCGTGACTTTTAAATAAGAATATTATGCAACTCTTCACTAAGATCTGTGACACCCTGAATTGGCCTCCAATAATGTCTGCCAGCTTCCATTTGGTGTTTTGCAGGTTTATTCATTCAATTCCCTAACAAGGTAGGCAGGGAGATTCCCATTTGTTGCCTGGCTTAGTACATTGCTAGATATTAGGTATTTGAACCTGGTCCGTCTCTTCAAAGTTCATTGAGGATAGTGGAGTGAATATTTTAAGGGACAGGCTAGTTGCCCTGGTCAGCAACGATCTGTTAGGCTCGCCTTGTACTCACTGTGAACTACTGACCCTTTCTTCTACCCTCTCACCTGCTGAAGGGTTATGTGCTGCTAAGAACAGaatccagggctctgtgcatgccaggcaagaacTGTATTAACTGAATCCTcactctctttttaatttatagtGGAATGAATGTATTTTATAGAGTCAAGCTGAGGAGTTATGTCTTACTTTTTCTTAGATTAAAAGGCAAAGATGGTTggtatactcctttaatcccagtactttgagttcaagatcagcctgttctacaaagtgagttccagagcagctaggGTTCTTAAACAGAAAAGccctaaaaaacaacaacaaaaagacaaagatagTTTCGGAGTCTTGAAATTGGGAACAATTTTACTAAGGCCAATGAtagaatctttttaattttttttgacgTACTATTAttgttagtttttttgagacagggtttctctgtgtagccctgactttcgtaaaacctgctttgtagactaggcttgacttgctcaaactcatagagacccacctgcctctgccttctgagtgctgggattaaaggcatgtgccaatcATGCTCAgcccaaagatttatttattagttttgggtgtttcaagacaggatttctctgtaggtttggagcctgtcctgtaacttgctttgtatactaggctggccttgaacttgcagaggtctgcctgcctcctgagtgctgggattaaaggtgtgcaccactacctcctggcaagatttattatttttaattagtgtgtAAATATAGGTCTCTGGGTCTGTGCATTGTAAGTGCCATCAGTGTGAgatcttttggaactggagttataagcagccaccaacatgggtgctaggaatagatCTTGGGTCCACTACAAGAGTGGTGTGCTCTTTTAATCATtgagtcatctttttttttttttttttttttttagtttttacaattgtgttttttaaaagagggatttgtgtagtaggagctgtgggctgcgttcccgcccagctctgcacggctagctttacccaaaataattacacagaaactgtattcttttaaacactggttggcccattatctctagcctcttactggttaactctcacatcttgattaacccatatttagtaatctgtgtagcaccacgaggtggtggcttaccatcaaggatcttaacctgtgtccatcttggagaggagagctatggcgtctgcctggaaaggagaggcatggtgtctggctcactgcctttttcctcccagcattctgctctgtttactctgcctacctaattttctgtcctattaaagggccaaggcagaaTACTCTCCCATATCAGATTTGACAAAGATGAGAGTAGAGATTCAAATGTATAGGCAAACAAATACAAATTGAGTCAGAAATACTGagataatgtataaaataaaaaaaacttagcTAGCCTTAGCTAGTTCATGCTCATAATCCCAGAACTTTAGgggatgatgcaggaggattatAGAGAACTGGAGACCACTTTGGACCACAAAACAAAGTACTATCTCAAAGAATGGTCAAAAAATGGGTATAGCGTGTGGTAgatgcacacgcctttaatcccagcactcaggaggcacaggcaggtggatcttttgtgagtttgaggccagcctggtctataagagctagttccaggatgggatccaaagctacagagaaaccctgtcttgaaaaaccaaaaaaaaaaaaaaaaaaaaaaaagttgagtgcTTGCCCTGCATTCTTGAGGCTCTAGATTTGATAGTCATTGCTAACCTGTTAGAGGAATGGCTAAAGGCAGGATCAAGAGTGTAGGTGTAGTGAAGAGGTGTAGGCCCCTGAAGTGAGAGAGAACAGCTTTTGTAAATGCTTGAAAGCAGGAGAAACAAGGCCTAGGAGCACCGCACTAAGGGTTAAATGGAAAGGGAAGGTATGGGCTTTTCTGATGTTATATACCATGACCTTGATAGACTGTTACTTTTCCATTCTCTGTTTGGAACTGGCCAGGctcttgattgctttttttttttttttttaaatgatatcttatgtaacccaggctgaccttgaaatgaCCCTTGTCCATGGTTAatactgaccttgaatttctgatcatcCTGTTTCTCTCTACCTTAGTGTAGGATTACATCATGTACCTGGAtaactttctgtattttctccatcttgtttggttttattttgaatttgtatgTATCTGTTGGGGAGTGGGTTATGTGCATGTGGATGCAGTGccttcagagtccagaagaagacattggatctCCTGAGTCATAGGCACTTGTGAGCCTTCATCCTGTAgctgctgggaatgaaacttGTCTCGCTTTTGTCTTTCACACCCACTTAgagccccatccccaccctgagacaaggtctcagtatgttggtttggctggcctagaactctttgTAGAAGCTGTTCTCttctcagaggtccacctgcctctgcctcccaggtgcaggaactaaaggcagccaccactgaaccatctttccatctcttcctttggATTTTGAGGCAAGCTCTTGATGTGgaactcagactggccttgagctgaACCTTGAAAATGCTGTGATTTTAGGCATTGGTTGTCATTTCTAGCTCAGTTTTCTGCCACTACAGACACTGTACATTTCCTGTCTCATTTTTCATTGTTTGTCAGATTGAACATTAAgtatcagttttgttttcttagatcGGGCTGATTCAAGACTCCCTAAGAGAAGCTTAAGTGCCGATGAATTTGAAACACTACAAAACCCAGTAAAAGACTCAGATGTCATGTTCCGTACCTACAAAAAGATGTACctggagaagagaagcagaagcctTGGAAGCAGTCCAGTGAAGTAGCCACAGGATGTAGTGGTTTTGTTTCTATCACCAGGAAATctcttaactttttcttttcaggcTCCCTTGCTGGAAATAACTCAGGACTTTTCACATTTGGATTTCTCAGCCAAGGAGTTCAGTTACAGCTTGTGTTAACGTTTTTCATTGATATTGTGTGACTAAAATGTTGGTTTAGCTGCTGGTAAGCAGGCAAAGAAATAGATTGCATTTGTCTAGGAATTGCAAAGCGTGTGATCTATGCTGTTGAACTTGTTTACTGTTTTAAGTCTTActggcacagtggtgcacacctgtgatgtAGTATTTGGCAGATGCAGACACGAGGATCAGTGATTGGTCGCCCTCCTCAGCATGGTCCTTTAAGTCAGTTTAGGCTAcctgagactctctcaaaaacaaacaaccatgAAGGGGACTTATCACAGGTCTCCCTTTGAATGCTGTCGTCCTGGTGTAACCATTCATTACCTGAGACCTGGACTGGGGttgtaaatacatttttgtttttaagcacaTTAGCAAaacttatttttcagaaaatgccCACTGTGAATGTCAAAGTATATTCCTAAGTATTTTGTACCTTATTGTAAAGGTTTTTTCAtaagttttgttttatacttttattaaacTGAATGGAGTTTTTGGAAGATGTCTTGACATTAATTTTCATActtgaaataaacatttattttttaaagaacggCAGTTGAAATCTTCATGGTTCCATTTCCTTACCCCCACTTAGTAGACACATTTTGATaagttaggcatggtggcacaaccTCAGGGAGGCTAAGGTGGCTTTTGCTACAGGGGACAGAGAATGTTTACTTCTAGGAGAGCATTGGTTATGTTTAGAAAGTTTTCCCTCACCCAGTGGTTGAAATGGAATCTAGGCCTCATGCATGTTAAGTGCTCTGCCACTTAACTATACCcctagttctgtttctttttaaaaccctgttatatatataaacattgaaACATGAAAGTGAAACATAGAAGGTAGACAAGGTTTTAAGAAAATTATGCAGAAAGTTACTTGTAGATTCGGCTTCCATATTGCTACCAATCTTGTAGGAAACGCATGTTTACCACCTTATGCAATATCAAGGAACACACGATTATTTGAAAATGCTTGTGTACTTTTTTCCATGAGAATGGaagactaaggcaggaagattactgCTGACTCAAAAATAGACTAAGGAGTAGGATCCTGCCCCAGTCAGAAGAAAAGATACATTGTATAAAGTCAGATTTTCACAATATACTTGTCTTAGGGTTATCTATTTCTGTGACGAGACACCACGACCATAGCAACCCCTAGTAAGGAAAACATTTGAGGTGggggcttacagttcagaggttcagtcagtTATCATGGTAGGTCTTGGCGCTGTGTAAGCAAACATGGTgttggaggagctgagagttctacatcttgatctacaggctACTGAACATGGCTTGATCATACATGAGACCTTAAAGTcttacctccacagtgacaaatTTCCTCTAACAAAGTGACACCCTACTCCCAACaggggccacacctcctaatagtgccactccttatgggccaagcattcagtTTTTTGGCAGCCAAatctattcaaaccatcacattctaTTCCCTGGCCCCTTTAAGCTTGTAGCTATTACATAATGCAAAGTACATTTATTCTAGCATCAAAAGGCCCCATAGTCCATCCCcatctcaacactgtttaaaagtctaaAGCTTAGcgtttcttctgagattcatgcagtcTATAATCTGTAGTAGGAGGCCGGCTGctcagccatgaaataatcacacagacaccatattatttgcaatactgtttagccagtaacttaagtgtatttctggctaactcattttaatttaacccttttctattcatctgtgtattgccatgtggctgtggcttactggtaaaacTCCAGCATGTTGGTTCCTGCTGGCTGCTACATGGCTTCCCCTAacaccaccttctttctcccagcattcagtttagttttccccacctacctctgtttttCCCTGACCAGgcttaagacagtttctttactaaccaatggtattcatagcatacagaggagaatcccacatcacccaccaGGAActgatgctggaaccttgccagtaagccacagccatgtggcaatacacagactaaaagaaatgggttaaattaagatgtaagagttagccaataagaagctagagcttaaTGGGCCAAGAGTGAtttaatatagttactgtgtggttattttggggccgAGCAAATAAGAGAACAAATTATTGAGAACAAATAAGTAGCCTACAACAGTAATCCCTTgtacaatcaaaataaaaaaggtcaCGTACTTTCAACATATCATGATAGAAGATATACAGTACCATTCCAAAATAGAGGAAAGTGAACacaggaaatactggaccaaagtaaGACCAAAAAACCACTGGGCAAATTCTAAACTCTGCATCTccgtgtctgatgtcaaaatatccctcagatctccaactcctttaaGCTTTGCTGACTGCAACACATTTCTTCCTCTTGGGCCAGTTGCACTCCTTGTTAGCAGCTCATCAGCAGGCCTCCCACGACTCTGTcatctccaaggcaatccaggcttcaccttcacagcttcacacaatgacctCTCTAGGCCTCCCTTCAGGGACACCTCTGACACAGGACTAGACCTAACAGCTTTCCTTAGTTGTGGAAGGGAGATTCCAgaacccctttcttctattcttgACTCTAAAACTAGAACCAGGCAGCCcaaactgccaagttctgctgttgCTGGGACTGGACCGTGTttccttgttcaattacatcttcaccagctttttgtctttgatggtttccttcactgtctaaGCTTGATTGCCTGAAACTGACTTGAAacttggctgtcttgaaatctattgaccaagctggtcttgaattcagagacccCACCCTgagctttatttccttttcacaagttggaagatTAATTGGATGGGATctttccctgaggtcaccacCTTTTAattcacttccctccctccctccctccctccctccctcttttctttctctccccttcctcctttccttcctttgtttttatttacttatttttattttttgagacatagtttctatGGGTAACAATTCTGGCCAttctgaaactcgctttgtagacaggttggtcttgaactcacagagatccacctgcttctgtcttcccgagtgc
The Microtus ochrogaster isolate Prairie Vole_2 chromosome 14 unlocalized genomic scaffold, MicOch1.0 chr14_random_2, whole genome shotgun sequence genome window above contains:
- the Kiaa1551 gene encoding uncharacterized protein KIAA1551 homolog, with protein sequence MNWNAKPENAAPNPSYSKSQSSVLQQLLLPSTTSQSSFSCLPQNQEPCMYPTNSNSVSQPLLNGRSYITPQISVSNMHNRTIVASQTSVERVTSTNVEGAQQPNHSLQTVSSGVVQNFWTNSTMRNFIHSHTEATISHKPDGGTNMPYMHAPQSQLVTSDSYSVQLQMTPSNSVRVPINHQGNYQGNRGLDHSVPDQLAGWTQCTSSEPAYPDYRPPPKQYPYLPQNFVQDPSVQKQNFVSSMSLQVKNNQLATSTQTLQSKHPVPVSFQYAAETSKRLPPPSYSCRYGSQNTQNSHPVSRHLSVEMSQSSEIHSSETKKDSYKGFQQLWQNTNENPSTIGKFCELKINTKQSYNGSASSSGAGVQTLVQNNQEERKYPCNPSASQILDTNATKEKLVRDIKSLVEIKKKFSELARKIKINKDLLMAAGCSKTANTNYTEPTQHSEFSTKEMSAKRSNPYSMELLATCLSLWKNHPPKTTEESVPKPLEEKQCNTSRTSTTAVGSSNPTNEVHVKNFCSGVRSSQKMSSSSQTVLSVLTQSYESPDVTVGKGTELQIAVVSPLILSNIKTVPGKELAPEVPETVYPVVKEGSVCSLQDQQAENTTVAVALPRDATGGVTNTTVSAELSLPILKEKEHKPTQGDLDITDSSLGRPSTLGTEALPNPKDCAVVSGPMLQIESICSLAEGDVSYNSQIAEIFNSVKNEPQKPSPNQQVINSQQEEQVDDSTENKDCDLQKDKCVQCTDVPHEVSEQPLEPAPSEYVEANKEILEESNKENTGVKGTVKGVCSPAAIQQDPHQETDMVSIKSRHNLTAINEVSDENEPVSYIHDQLSELLKEFPYGIETITRHEVSVGPQKIHEVSENQTDRKTGNMCVDSTEQIKITVLNSEQIKELFPEEDQPCDLDTLAVHENGKVIAEENRKIIAEVKSPCDSQVPREENHDPEMGDVEKDKVHCCALGWLSVVYEGVPQCLCRSMKEKEKDQCSLEVDSCKQGEQSCNSGITIFEINPVSNNPKSPLIQAADKGNFSEIHGEKIKTPKTKDGSLPKVEKELTDHVSMKCYKKDKDKSKTKQDSSLKMEQKIKNVSSKCDRLNPLKSNKITTPGIFPVPASNSDKNTPTFSKQASQESIQKKHLSQDSGPVKAHVELLPNRDPCRRNNFLGQSVSPEKKKLKFKAGSSRLKYFEKRKTDHVLIPDMEIKKKKYEKQEQNKNGGASTLTEPNERISVQEKTVPNSESSDSKGSSSKSTRVITVQEYLQRQKDKHMGSNASKNICVENVPCDSEHMKSSKQSPSPSWGKLIEGQDVRAQTSKEPEHNSTSHGKNLKFHHFEVSRMYNVSRNSSGKHDRKQLDKAYIDKTKLERLTSMSNKSSEIPFQVKEQRKQYLNRVAFKCTERESICLTKLDSGSKKLSKEKSSVSTSMPKDDTDKPSMLEFKLCPDVLLKNTSSVDMQDDPRPGPGKQQAPVQVSGIKTTKEDWLKCIPAKTKIPESSQEIDRADSRLPKRSLSADEFETLQNPVKDSDVMFRTYKKMYLEKRSRSLGSSPVK